In Streptomyces dangxiongensis, one DNA window encodes the following:
- a CDS encoding GNAT family N-acetyltransferase, with translation MALTDADITVHRPGELTPGLREAWHRAMDESPEYANPFLAPEFAAGVGRFRPGVRVAVLRESGEPAGFFPYERGPLGTGRAVGLGLSDCQALVHRPGVTWNVRQLLRACGLSIFEFDHLVREQTPFEPHVTGTFASPVIDVKPGDGTYAQWLRATYPGLARTTLKKERRLGRDVGDVRFVFDERDPEALRTLMRWKSAQYRRTGRMDRFSRPWIVGLVDHLFRVREEHFTGVLSVLYAGDRPVAAHFGPRSGTVLAAWFTAYDPALPSYSPGLMMHLRTAEAAARHGVALVDLGRGDKEYKDWLKTRELRVGEGFAARPHPVALARRLWRRPVRGLRNTVLAHPGLREPADRLLRTAGALRTHTR, from the coding sequence GTGGCGCTCACCGACGCGGACATCACCGTCCACAGACCCGGTGAACTGACACCCGGCCTGCGCGAGGCCTGGCACCGGGCGATGGACGAGTCACCCGAGTACGCCAACCCCTTCCTGGCACCGGAGTTCGCCGCCGGGGTCGGCCGGTTCCGGCCCGGGGTACGGGTGGCGGTCCTGCGGGAGAGCGGGGAGCCGGCCGGCTTCTTCCCCTATGAGCGGGGGCCGTTGGGCACCGGCCGGGCCGTGGGGCTCGGCCTGTCCGACTGCCAGGCCCTCGTGCACCGGCCCGGAGTCACCTGGAACGTGCGGCAGTTGCTGCGGGCCTGCGGGCTCAGCATCTTCGAGTTCGACCATCTCGTCCGGGAGCAGACGCCGTTCGAGCCCCATGTCACCGGCACCTTCGCCTCACCGGTGATCGATGTGAAGCCCGGCGACGGCACCTACGCGCAGTGGCTGCGCGCGACGTACCCCGGGCTGGCCAGGACGACGCTGAAGAAGGAACGCCGGCTCGGCCGGGACGTCGGCGACGTCCGGTTCGTCTTCGACGAACGCGACCCGGAGGCGCTGCGCACCCTCATGCGGTGGAAGTCCGCGCAGTACCGGAGGACCGGCCGCATGGACCGGTTCTCCCGGCCGTGGATCGTCGGCCTGGTGGACCACCTGTTCCGCGTCCGCGAGGAGCACTTCACGGGGGTGCTGTCCGTGCTCTACGCGGGCGACCGGCCGGTCGCGGCCCACTTCGGACCCCGGTCGGGCACCGTGCTGGCCGCCTGGTTCACCGCCTACGACCCCGCACTCCCCTCGTACTCGCCCGGCCTGATGATGCATCTGCGGACCGCCGAGGCCGCCGCCCGGCACGGAGTGGCCCTGGTGGACCTGGGGCGCGGCGACAAGGAGTACAAGGACTGGCTCAAGACCCGCGAACTCCGGGTCGGCGAGGGCTTCGCGGCCCGCCCCCACCCCGTCGCACTGGCCCGGCGCCTGTGGCGACGCCCGGTACGCGGCCTGCGCAACACGGTACTGGCCCACCCCGGGCTCCGCGAACCGGCCGACCGCCTGCTGAGAACGGCCGGCGCATTGCGCACCCACACCCGCTGA
- a CDS encoding Ppx/GppA phosphatase family protein: protein MRVSVVDAGSNTVRLVIADVEGGVPLPVHTVKWKLRLCEHAGTDGTIADEAVDQLVKAVAAAGATARRWRAAGPLAFATTVVRNAPNRADVLRRVASGTGIRMCTMPGETEAELTFLAARRWLGWKAGPLALLDIGGGSLEVAFGRGRLPDFAASLPLGASRLTREHLVQDPPGPGELKELRRRIRHELRDVASRIRWERPRTAAVTSRTFQQLARLCGAAPGRYGPFVERELACRDLREAVHALASLPAAERAQLPGISAPRAAQSLAGAVVGHTALKLMGLPRAVVCPWAIREGVLLRYVEDGADWWTDITDTTDTTTPPPTTTLRIATPSA, encoded by the coding sequence ATGCGGGTGAGCGTGGTGGATGCGGGGTCGAACACGGTGCGGTTGGTGATCGCAGACGTGGAGGGCGGTGTTCCGCTGCCCGTACACACCGTCAAGTGGAAGCTGCGCCTGTGCGAGCACGCCGGCACGGACGGCACCATCGCCGACGAGGCCGTGGACCAGTTGGTGAAGGCGGTGGCCGCGGCGGGCGCCACGGCTCGCAGGTGGCGTGCGGCGGGCCCGCTGGCCTTCGCGACCACGGTGGTGCGCAACGCCCCGAACCGGGCGGACGTCCTGCGACGGGTGGCGTCCGGGACCGGGATCCGCATGTGCACGATGCCGGGTGAGACCGAGGCCGAGCTGACCTTTCTGGCGGCCCGCCGCTGGCTGGGCTGGAAGGCGGGTCCGCTCGCACTGCTCGACATCGGCGGCGGCTCGCTGGAGGTGGCGTTCGGGCGGGGTCGGCTGCCCGACTTCGCCGCGTCCCTGCCGCTCGGCGCGAGCCGGCTGACCCGGGAGCACCTGGTCCAGGATCCGCCGGGACCGGGCGAGCTGAAGGAGCTGCGCCGCCGGATCCGCCACGAACTGCGGGACGTCGCCTCGCGGATCCGCTGGGAGCGGCCACGCACCGCTGCCGTCACCTCCCGTACGTTCCAGCAGCTAGCCCGGTTGTGCGGGGCCGCGCCCGGGCGGTACGGCCCGTTCGTCGAGCGTGAGCTGGCGTGCCGGGATCTGCGCGAGGCGGTGCACGCGCTCGCCTCGCTGCCCGCCGCCGAGCGGGCCCAGCTACCCGGCATCTCCGCGCCGCGCGCCGCGCAGAGCCTGGCCGGGGCGGTCGTCGGGCACACGGCGCTGAAGCTGATGGGCCTGCCCCGGGCCGTCGTCTGCCCCTGGGCGATCCGCGAGGGTGTCCTGCTGCGCTACGTCGAGGACGGCGCGGACTGGTGGACGGACATCACCGACACCACCGACACGACGACCCCGCCCCCGACGACGACCCTGCGCATCGCGACACCGTCCGCGTGA
- a CDS encoding glycoside hydrolase family 31 protein, giving the protein MHDNSFTGTAYLPATADAGDLTSFSGGDGRYTIGAGRLTARADFLTGGQLRLQADPSGSLSDPAGTAIVRGQPARQRHTSSFDAGDYYGIRSPEAVLRVYKKPLRFGLYEPDDRTRIWQEDKPLRWSTGGMRQSLVRGADEQFFGGGEQNGGFSHRGRTIHVANGFDWNEGGYNNSQPFYLSSAGYGVFRNTFAPGVYTFGSPVTTGHQERRLDAYYFLGDARHVIGEYTSLVGKPFMPPVYGLEPGDSDCYLHNANRGERHTLDALKTADGYTANGMPLGWMLVNDGYGCGYENLEQTGKGLGDHHAQLGLWTQDGIGALADQVRAGQRVAKLDVAWVGNGYRFALDACDAAKRGIEDNSDARGFVWLPVSWAGAQRCGVLWSGDQKLSWDYIRWQIPTYAGATLSGIAYNTGDVGSIYRHDATMYTRDLQWKAFLPAVMTMDGWATDITTGKPADQQPWRDGEPYTSVNRSYLQLKERLLPYMYTLSAQAARSGVGAVRPLWLEYPDDPATLGARAAYEFLSGPDFLVAPVYENADTRDGIYLPKGTWTDYWTGRTYRGPTTVDGYHAPLATLPLFVREGAIVPMWPKGTTSWQTRDRHELDWDLYPAAHGTSHYTLYEDDGVTRDFAEGAAATQRVSLREGARGTTVTVGASRGQYAGKVAARSYRFTVHGGTAPARILLDGHRLPRGAWSYDAGSHVTTVTTARLPLGRGFTVRLVDNR; this is encoded by the coding sequence GTGCACGACAACTCCTTCACGGGGACCGCCTATCTGCCGGCCACGGCGGACGCCGGTGACCTCACCTCCTTCTCGGGCGGCGACGGCCGCTACACCATCGGGGCCGGGCGGCTCACGGCCCGCGCCGACTTCCTGACGGGCGGCCAACTGCGGCTCCAGGCCGATCCGTCGGGCTCGCTGAGCGATCCGGCCGGCACCGCCATCGTGCGCGGGCAGCCGGCCCGGCAGCGGCACACCTCGTCCTTCGACGCGGGCGACTACTACGGCATCCGGTCCCCGGAGGCGGTGCTGCGCGTGTACAAGAAGCCGCTGCGGTTCGGGCTGTACGAGCCCGACGACCGCACCCGGATCTGGCAGGAGGACAAGCCGCTGCGCTGGTCGACCGGCGGGATGCGGCAGAGCCTGGTCCGCGGCGCGGACGAGCAGTTCTTCGGCGGCGGCGAGCAGAACGGCGGCTTCTCGCACCGCGGGCGGACCATCCACGTCGCGAACGGCTTCGACTGGAACGAGGGCGGCTACAACAACTCCCAGCCGTTCTACCTCTCCAGTGCGGGCTACGGCGTCTTCCGCAACACCTTCGCACCGGGCGTGTACACCTTCGGCTCGCCGGTCACCACGGGCCACCAGGAACGGCGCCTGGACGCCTACTACTTCCTCGGCGACGCCCGGCACGTCATCGGCGAGTACACGTCGTTGGTGGGCAAGCCCTTCATGCCGCCCGTGTACGGCCTGGAACCGGGCGACTCGGACTGCTACCTGCACAACGCCAACCGGGGCGAGCGGCACACCCTGGACGCGCTGAAGACCGCCGACGGGTACACCGCGAACGGGATGCCGCTCGGCTGGATGCTGGTCAACGACGGGTACGGCTGCGGGTACGAGAACCTGGAGCAGACCGGGAAGGGCCTCGGGGACCACCACGCCCAGCTCGGCCTGTGGACCCAGGACGGCATCGGGGCACTCGCCGACCAGGTCAGGGCCGGCCAGCGGGTGGCCAAGCTGGACGTGGCCTGGGTGGGCAACGGTTACCGGTTCGCGCTGGACGCCTGCGACGCCGCGAAGCGGGGGATCGAGGACAACAGCGACGCCCGTGGCTTCGTGTGGCTGCCGGTGTCCTGGGCGGGAGCCCAGCGCTGCGGGGTGCTGTGGAGCGGCGACCAGAAGCTGTCCTGGGACTACATCCGCTGGCAGATCCCGACGTACGCCGGGGCGACCCTGTCCGGCATCGCCTACAACACCGGTGACGTGGGCAGCATCTACCGCCATGACGCCACCATGTACACCCGCGACCTCCAGTGGAAGGCGTTCCTGCCGGCCGTCATGACGATGGACGGCTGGGCCACCGACATCACCACCGGCAAGCCCGCCGATCAGCAGCCCTGGCGCGACGGTGAGCCGTACACCTCCGTCAACCGCAGCTACCTCCAGCTCAAGGAGCGCCTGCTGCCGTACATGTACACGCTGTCCGCCCAGGCGGCGCGGTCGGGTGTGGGCGCGGTGCGCCCGCTGTGGCTGGAGTACCCGGACGACCCCGCCACGCTCGGCGCGCGGGCGGCGTACGAGTTCCTGTCCGGCCCGGACTTCCTCGTCGCGCCGGTCTACGAGAACGCCGACACCCGCGACGGGATCTACCTGCCGAAGGGCACGTGGACGGACTACTGGACCGGCCGCACCTACCGGGGCCCCACCACGGTCGACGGCTACCACGCGCCGCTGGCCACCCTCCCGCTGTTCGTCCGCGAGGGTGCGATCGTGCCCATGTGGCCGAAGGGGACCACGAGTTGGCAGACCCGCGACCGACACGAACTGGACTGGGACCTCTACCCGGCCGCACACGGCACCAGCCACTACACGCTGTACGAGGACGACGGCGTCACCCGTGACTTCGCCGAGGGCGCCGCGGCCACCCAGCGGGTGTCGCTGCGCGAGGGCGCCCGGGGCACCACCGTGACGGTCGGCGCGAGCAGGGGTCAGTACGCGGGCAAGGTGGCCGCCCGGTCGTACCGGTTCACCGTGCACGGCGGCACGGCACCCGCGCGGATCCTGCTGGACGGGCACCGGCTGCCGCGCGGGGCCTGGTCGTACGACGCCGGCAGTCATGTCACGACCGTCACCACGGCGAGGCTGCCGCTCGGCCGCGGGTTCACGGTGCGCCTGGTCGACAACAGGTAA